Proteins from a single region of Oenanthe melanoleuca isolate GR-GAL-2019-014 chromosome 12, OMel1.0, whole genome shotgun sequence:
- the RASSF1 gene encoding ras association domain-containing protein 1, producing the protein MPAPAPPPSSARGRRAMELIELRELQPEPRPGRGRLERANALRISPARRPGPGAHPDPRLTAAPGAGHRFEPRRRGLHTWCDLCGDFVWGGGRKSLQCRHCSFTCHYRCRALVRLDCCGPPGAGDEDDGNEQVLEKDTNVDEPSEWEKTELDQAQVEQRIKEYNSQINSNLFMSLNKDGSYTGFIKVQLKLVRPVSVPATKRVPSLQAGRPHPQGVKRRTSFYLPKGTVKHLHILSHTRASEVIDALLRKFTVIDNPRKFALFERSEKDEQVYLRKLGDDEQPLRLRLLAGPSEKVLSFILKENETGEVNWDAFTLPELHNFLLILQREEEEHVRRLRHRYARCRQKMQEALATRTPG; encoded by the exons atgccggcccccgccccgccgccgaGCAGCGCCCGCGGCCGCCGGGCCATGGAGCTCATCGAGCTGCGGGAGCTGCAGCCGGagccgcggccgggccggggccgcctgGAAAGGGCGAACGCGCTGCGCATCAGCCCGgcccgccggcccggccccggggcgcACCCCGACCCGCGGCTGACGGCGGCACCGGGCGCCGGGCACCGCTTCGAGCCGCGGCGCCGCGGGCTGCACACCTGGTGCGATCTCTGCGGGGACTTCGTCTGGGGCGGCGGCAGGAAGAGCCTCCAGTGCCGCC acTGCAGCTTCACCTGCCACTACCGGTGCCGGGCCCTGGTGCGGCTGGACTGCTGTGGCCCCCCGGGTGCTGGTGATGAGGACGATGGCAACGAGCAGGTGTTGGAGAAGGACACCAACGTG GATGAGCCCAGCGAGTGGGAGAAGACAGAGCTGGACCAGGCGCAGGTGGAGCAGCGGATCAAGGAGTACAACAGCCAGATTAACAGCAACCTGTTCATGAGCCTG AACAAGGATGGCTCCTACACCGGGTTCATCAAGGTGCAGCTGAAGCTGGTTCGCCCTGTCTCGGTGCCGGCCACCAAGCGggtcccctccctgcaggcgGGGCGGCCACACCCCCAAGGGGTGAAGCGCCGAACGTCCTTCTACCTGCCCAAGGGGACCGTCAAGCACCTGCACATCCTCTCGCACACCCGCGCCAGCGAGGTCATCGACGCCCTCCTCCGCAAGTTCACCGTCATCGACAACCCCCGCAAGTTCGCCCTCTTCGAGAGGTCTGAGAAGGATGAACAAG TGTACCTACGGAAGCTGGGTGATGACGAGCAGCCGCTGCGGCTGCGGCTGCTGGCCGGCCCTAGCGAGAAGGTGCTGAGCTTCATCCTGAAGGAGAATGAGACCGGGGAGGTGAAC TGGGACGCCTTCACGCTGCCGGAGCTGCACAACTTCCTGCTGATCCTgcagcgggaggaggaggagcacgtGCGGCGGCTGCGGCACCGCTACGCGCGCTGCCGCCAGAAGATGCAGGAGGCGCTGGCCACGCGCACGCCGGGGTGA